One Brassica oleracea var. oleracea cultivar TO1000 chromosome C7, BOL, whole genome shotgun sequence genomic window carries:
- the LOC106305144 gene encoding uncharacterized protein At4g22758-like, with the protein MLLYNNNKQKKTHKSKINRFLVSISFLGSAGPIRFVVKEDETVSNVIDYALKCYAREGRLPLIGSDSSFFLLYSPYYAVEAFNPWGKIGSTGSRNFVLSKKLEAQNLGGSVDTTTTTIRKTSGKWKAWLNKSLGLMVPSH; encoded by the exons ATGTTGCTGTACAACAACAACAAGCAGAAGAAAACACACAAGTCCAAGATTAACAGGTTCCTCGTTAGCATCAGTTTCTTAGGAAGTGCTGGACCCATTCGTTTTGTTGTTAAAGAAGATGAAACTGTTTCAAATGTTATTGATTATGCTCTCAAATGCTATGCTCGTGAAGGCAGGCTTCCACTAATCGGTTCTGATTCCAGCTTTTTCCTTCTCTACTCCCCTTACTATGCTGTTGAAG CATTTAATCCATGGGGAAAGATTGGTTCAACCGGATCAAGGAACTTTGTTTTGTCTAAGAAGTTAGAAGCTCAGAACCTTGGAGGCTCTGTGGACACAACAACAACAACAATCAGGAAGACCTCTGGGAAATGGAAGGCATGGCTCAACAAGTCTCTAGGCCTTATGGTTCCTTCTCACTAG
- the LOC106305342 gene encoding uncharacterized protein LOC106305342 isoform X2, with amino-acid sequence MEDLPLPGGCKSMEEFSAYIHHRIKECMKDYKSKEETMQHLTDQFQIPHLMTSIVWDLLEAKYPESFRSHYKSCETYRKIREASRIESYKLIPRFFRDKREKDQHRRSNIQRDDDDDATSQAPQGSNGGDALVPRGFKSVEEFSYYVHGRIMECMRDYKSKEETVKHLSDLYRIPPESTKTVWDRLEQGYQDNFRSYYEACENKRKLREQEAPITATAQITTETRSCKSSERERVKQDKAASTSVVSKTLILRSLNDINVKKQEQQRTCPPPDQSLMETGPASRVSRLGPDANGVMHMKLEDLLLLLNRSRDGA; translated from the exons ATGGAAGATCTTCCTCTTCCAGGCGGTTGTAAGAGCATGGAGGAGTTCTCGGCATAC ATTCATCACAGAATCAAAGAATGCATGAAAGACTATAAGAGCAAGGAAGAAACTATGCAACATCTAACGGATCAGTTTCAAATCCCACATCTCATGACCAGCATAG TTTGGGATCTTCTTGAGGCAAAGTATCCAGAGAGTTTCAGATCCCACTATAAATCTTGCGAGACTTATCGGAAGATCCGTGAAGCTTCAAGAATAGAGAGCTACAAACTTATACCGAGGTTTTTCAGGGATAAAAGAGAGAAAGATCAACACCGTCGCTCTAATATCCAGAGAGACGATGATGATGATGCAACATCACAAGCACCTCAAGGTTCTAACGGTGGTGATGCCTTAGTCCCTAGAGGTTTTAAGAGCGTGGAGGAGTTCTCATATTAC GTTCATGGAAGGATCATGGAGTGTATGCGTGATTACAAGAGCAAGGAAGAAACTGTAAAACATCTATCGGATCTGTATCGGATCCCACCTGAATCGACCAAAACAG TTTGGGATCGTCTTGAACAAGGCTATCAAGATAACTTCAGATCCTACTATGAAGCTTGCGAGAATAAGCGGAAGTTACGTGAACAAGAAGCACCAA TAACGGCTACTGCTCAGATCACAACAGAAACTAGATCTTGTAAGTCTTCTGAGAGAGAGAGAGTTAAACAGGATAAGGCAGCTTCGACATCAGTGGTCAGTAAGACACTCATACTGAGGAGCTTAAATGATATAAATGTGAAAAAGCAAGAGCAACAACGTACATGTCCTCCTCCTGATCAAAGCT TAATGGAGACTGGCCCAGCATCACGAGTCTCTCGTTTGGGACCAGATGCTAATGGAGTGATGCACATGAAGTTGGAGGACCTTCTTCTTCTGCTGAATCGCTCAAGAGACGGTGCATAG
- the LOC106305342 gene encoding uncharacterized protein LOC106305342 isoform X1: MEDLPLPGGCKSMEEFSAYIHHRIKECMKDYKSKEETMQHLTDQFQIPHLMTSIVWDLLEAKYPESFRSHYKSCETYRKIREASRIESYKLIPRFFRDKREKDQHRRSNIQRDDDDDATSQAPQGSNGGDALVPRGFKSVEEFSYYVHGRIMECMRDYKSKEETVKHLSDLYRIPPESTKTVWDRLEQGYQDNFRSYYEACENKRKLREQEAPKVTATAQITTETRSCKSSERERVKQDKAASTSVVSKTLILRSLNDINVKKQEQQRTCPPPDQSLMETGPASRVSRLGPDANGVMHMKLEDLLLLLNRSRDGA; this comes from the exons ATGGAAGATCTTCCTCTTCCAGGCGGTTGTAAGAGCATGGAGGAGTTCTCGGCATAC ATTCATCACAGAATCAAAGAATGCATGAAAGACTATAAGAGCAAGGAAGAAACTATGCAACATCTAACGGATCAGTTTCAAATCCCACATCTCATGACCAGCATAG TTTGGGATCTTCTTGAGGCAAAGTATCCAGAGAGTTTCAGATCCCACTATAAATCTTGCGAGACTTATCGGAAGATCCGTGAAGCTTCAAGAATAGAGAGCTACAAACTTATACCGAGGTTTTTCAGGGATAAAAGAGAGAAAGATCAACACCGTCGCTCTAATATCCAGAGAGACGATGATGATGATGCAACATCACAAGCACCTCAAGGTTCTAACGGTGGTGATGCCTTAGTCCCTAGAGGTTTTAAGAGCGTGGAGGAGTTCTCATATTAC GTTCATGGAAGGATCATGGAGTGTATGCGTGATTACAAGAGCAAGGAAGAAACTGTAAAACATCTATCGGATCTGTATCGGATCCCACCTGAATCGACCAAAACAG TTTGGGATCGTCTTGAACAAGGCTATCAAGATAACTTCAGATCCTACTATGAAGCTTGCGAGAATAAGCGGAAGTTACGTGAACAAGAAGCACCAA AAGTAACGGCTACTGCTCAGATCACAACAGAAACTAGATCTTGTAAGTCTTCTGAGAGAGAGAGAGTTAAACAGGATAAGGCAGCTTCGACATCAGTGGTCAGTAAGACACTCATACTGAGGAGCTTAAATGATATAAATGTGAAAAAGCAAGAGCAACAACGTACATGTCCTCCTCCTGATCAAAGCT TAATGGAGACTGGCCCAGCATCACGAGTCTCTCGTTTGGGACCAGATGCTAATGGAGTGATGCACATGAAGTTGGAGGACCTTCTTCTTCTGCTGAATCGCTCAAGAGACGGTGCATAG
- the LOC106303048 gene encoding uncharacterized protein LOC106303048 — protein MGLDLWLYNLMDPAEERRDSKRQQEYLNHLGNVADSEYGMPRRCAYGGRMIDELRVKDEFDTQPGKRFFSCVNYEADGFHYRQPWVIGVREEIVSLRKRVEEADEVIKWVPILNKQIESVEAQVKRADFAA, from the exons ATGGGTTTGGATCTATGGTTGTATAACCTC ATGGATCCCGCAGAAGAGAGAAGAGATAGTAAGAGGCAACAGGAGTACTTAAACCACCTGGGAAACGTGGCCGATTCGGAATATGGGATGCCCAGAAGATGTGCTTATGGTGGGAGAATGATTGACGAGCTTCGAGTCAAAGATGAGTTCGACACTCAGCCTGGGAAGCGCTTCTTCAGCTGCGTAAACTACGAG GCTGATGGGTTTCATTATCGTCAGCCTTGGGTTATAGGTGTGCGGGAGGAGATCGTAAGCCTGCGTAAGCGTGTTGAGGAGGCTGATGAGGTGATCAAGTGGGTGCCCATTCTTAATAAACAGATTGAGAGTGTTGAG GCACAAGTTAAAAGGGCTGACTTTGCTGCTTGA
- the LOC106306406 gene encoding DELLA protein RGA1: MKRDLHQFQGPNHGTSIAGSSTSSPAVFGKDKMMMVKEEEDDELLGVVGYKVRSSEMAEVALKLEQLETMMGNVQEDGLAHLATDTVHYNPAELYSWLDNMLTELNPPAASGSSGLNQILPSPEVNNSFFTGGGEYDLKAIPGSAICRRSNQFPVDSSNNKRLKPCSSPDSMVTSPSPAVQIGGVVGTTVTTTTASESTRPLILVDSQDNGVRLVHALMACAEAVQSSNLTLAEALVKQIGFLAVSQAGAMRKVATYFAEALARRIYRLSPPQTQIDHSLSDTLQMHFYETCPYLKFAHFTANQAILEAFEGKKRVHVIDFSMNQGLQWPALMQALALREGGPPSFRLTGIGPPAADNSDHLHEVGCKLAQLAEAIHVEFEYRGFVANSLADLDASMLELRPSETEAVAVNSVFELHKLLGRPGGIEKVFGVVTQIKPVIFTVVEQESNHNGPVFLDRFTESLHYYSTLFDSLEGAPSSQDKVMSEVYLGKQICNLVACEGPDRVERHETLSQWSNRFGSSGFVPAHLGSNAFKQASTLLALFNRGEGYRVEENNGCLMLSWHTRPLITTSAWKLSAVH, encoded by the coding sequence ATGAAGAGAGATCTTCATCAGTTCCAAGGTCCCAACCACGGGACATCAATCGCCGGTTCTTCCACTTCTTCCCCGGCGGTTTTTGGTAAAGACAAGATGATGATGGTTAAGGAAGAAGAAGACGACGAGCTTCTAGGAGTCGTGGGTTACAAGGTTAGGTCGTCGGAGATGGCCGAGGTTGCGTTGAAACTCGAGCAGCTTGAGACAATGATGGGTAATGTTCAAGAAGACGGTTTAGCTCATCTCGCGACGGATACTGTTCATTACAACCCTGCTGAGCTTTACTCTTGGCTTGATAACATGCTGACGGAGCTTAACCCACCCGCTGCGTCGGGGTCTAGTGGTTTGAATCAGATTCTTCCTTCCCCGGAGGTTAATAACTCGTTCTTCACCGGAGGCGGCGAGTACGACCTCAAAGCCATCCCTGGAAGCGCGATTTGCCGGAGATCTAATCAGTTTCCGGTTGATTCGTCGAATAATAAGCGGTTGAAACCATGCTCGAGCCCTGATTCGATGGTTACATCTCCATCACCGGCTGTTCAGATTGGTGGAGTCGTAGGAACGACGGTAACCACAACAACAGCTAGCGAGTCAACTCGTCCGTTAATCCTGGTCGACTCGCAAGACAACGGCGTGCGTCTAGTCCACGCGCTTATGGCCTGTGCTGAAGCCGTGCAGAGCAGCAACTTGACTTTAGCCGAAGCTCTCGTTAAGCAGATTGGTTTCTTAGCCGTCTCTCAAGCCGGAGCCATGAGGAAGGTCGCCACGTACTTCGCCGAAGCTCTCGCGCGGCGGATCTACCGTCTCTCTCCGCCGCAGACTCAGATAGACCATTCTCTCTCCGATACTCTCCAGATGCACTTCTACGAGACGTGCCCTTACCTCAAGTTCGCTCACTTCACGGCGAATCAAGCCATCCTCGAAGCTTTCGAAGGGAAGAAGAGAGTCCACGTCATCGATTTCTCGATGAACCAAGGGCTTCAGTGGCCCGCGCTTATGCAAGCCCTCGCGTTGAGGGAAGGAGGTCCTCCGAGTTTCAGGTTAACCGGAATTGGTCCTCCCGCGGCGGATAACTCCGATCATCTTCACGAAGTTGGATGTAAGTTGGCTCAGCTCGCGGAGGCGATTCACGTCGAGTTTGAGTACCGTGGCTTTGTCGCTAACAGCTTGGCCGATCTCGACGCTTCGATGCTGGAGCTTAGACCGAGTGAGACCGAAGCTGTGGCGGTTAACTCCGTTTTCGAGCTCCACAAGCTCCTAGGCCGTCCCGGTGGGATAGAGAAAGTCTTCGGCGTTGTGACACAGATTAAACCGGTGATTTTTACGGTGGTTGAGCAAGAATCGAACCATAACGGTCCGGTTTTCTTAGACCGGTTTACTGAATCGCTGCATTACTATTCGACCTTGTTTGATTCCTTGGAAGGAGCTCCGAGTAGCCAAGACAAAGTCATGTCGGAAGTGTATTTAGGTAAACAGATTTGCAATCTGGTGGCTTGCGAAGGTCCGGACCGTGTCGAGAGACATGAGACGCTGAGTCAATGGTCGAACCGGTTCGGTTCGTCCGGTTTTGTGCCGGCGCATCTCGGGTCTAACGCGTTTAAGCAAGCGAGTACGCTTTTGGCTTTGTTTAATAGAGGCGAAGGTTATCGTGTGGAGGAGAATAATGGGTGTTTGATGTTGAGCTGGCACACACGACCGCTCATAACAACCTCCGCCTGGAAGCTCTCGGCGGTGCACTGA
- the LOC106305095 gene encoding LOW QUALITY PROTEIN: uncharacterized protein LOC106305095 (The sequence of the model RefSeq protein was modified relative to this genomic sequence to represent the inferred CDS: deleted 1 base in 1 codon) yields the protein MADSDIETSSNHNSNHSTASTTSVHISALDGIVNANSLFTVAVFVGITFDQPRDLNLADRTECNAGRDVERDLVVFEVISFAFFLFSSLVAQGLKLTINLLNSKETDEVFKANINSDLLRLGVVGAAGGSILGCVFLLLSMVEVIQLRLGLLSCGTSLAIHTVLALVVLVSSALSVYIFTVFYSFRK from the exons ATGGCAGATTCCGATATAGAGACCAGCAGCAACCATAACAGCAACCACTCAACCGCATCAACGACAAGCGTTCATATTTCAGCTCTCGACGGGATAGTCAACGCAAATTCACTCTTCACAGTTGCAGTCTTTGTCGGAATCACATTCGACCAACCACGTGACCTCAACCTCGCGGATAGGACGGAGTGCAACGCGGGACGAGACGTGGAAAGGGACCTCGTTGTGTTCGAAGTGATCTCATTTGCATTCTTCCTCTTCTCCTCCCTCGTGGCTCAAGGGCTGAAGCTAACAATAAACTTGTTGAACAGCAAAGAAACAGACGAGGTTTTT AAAGCAAATATCAACAGTGATCTGCTTCGTCTCGGTGTGGTTGGTGCAGCCGGTGGATCCATCTTGGGCTGTGTGTTCCTTCTGTTGTCAATGGTTGAAGTTATTCAGCTCCGTCTCGGGCTGCTCTCTTGTGGTACCTCACTGGCGATTCATACCGTGTTGGCGCTTGTGGTCTTGGTCTCTTCTGCTCTTAGTGTTTATATTTTCACTGTGTTTTACTCTTTCAGGAAATGA